The sequence GGCCTGGCTGGAGCGGCCGGTCCTCGTCTACGCGGAGAGCTGCACGACGGAGCAGCAGGAGGCCGGTGAGTGCGAGGTGCCCCCGGGCACGGTCGCGCGGATCACCCTGGTGGGCAACCCCGCGCTGTGGTGGCCGGCGCTGCTGGCCTATCCGGTGCTGCTCTGGCGCACCGTCGTCCGCCGGGACGGCGTCGCCGCCACGGTCCTGGTCCCGCTGGTCCTGCTGTGGCTGCCCTGGCTCGCCGCCGGCAAGCCCGGCTACTTCTTCTACCTGGTCCCCGCCGTGCCGTTCATCGCCCTCGGCCTGGTGCGCGCCGTCCAGGTGGGCCCCCGCCCGCGCCTCGTCGGGGGTGCGCTGGCCGTGCTCGCGGTGGCCTGCTTCGTCTTCTTCGCCCCGATCTGGCTAGGGATCCCGCTGGACCGGGACGCTCTCGACCTCCGCTACTGGCTGCCGTCCTGGCGGTGACCCCGCCGGACGGCGCACCACCTCGACGACCACCCACAGCAGCGCGGCGGCGCGGAGGGCGACGGCGGCCCCGAGCACCGGGTAGGGCAGTCCCTCCCCGAAGCCGGAACGGGCCGCGAGGTGCGGGAACTCCACCGCGTGCACCAGGACGTCGCTGAGCACCACCGCGACGAACGGTGCGGCCCGGCGCAGGACCAGGGCCATGAGCGGCACCAGCCACAGCGTGTACTGCGGGGAGTAGACCTTGTTGGCCAGCACGAAGCAGATGAGCACGGGCAGCACGAGCTGCCACCACTGCTCTGGCTGCCGCCGACGGGCGCCCAGGACGACGACCGCCGCGGCGGCCGCCGCGAACACCGCCAGGCTCGACAGGCCCAGCACGGCCGGCCCGGGTTCCGGGCCGCCCAGCCGCGCGAGCAGGAACCAGAGGCTGTCGACGTGCATGCCGCGGTCGCCGCTGAGCTCGTAGAAGCGGTCCCAGCCGTCCGGGGCGAGCAGGTAGGCCGGCACGTGCACCGCTCCGAACACCAGCGCCGCCGCCGCGCCGTGCAGGAGGGCGGCTCGGGGACGGCGACCGGCCAGCAGAGCCAGCACGACCAGCGGCACCAGGAAACCGGGGAACACCTTCGCCGCCGCACCGAGCCCGGCCAGAACGCCCGAGGCGGTGTGCCGGCCGCGCAGGTGCAGGAGGACGGCCCCGAGCAGCGCGACGATCGGCAGCGTGTCCCAGTTGTAGAAGGCGTACAGGAACAAGGCCGGCGCCG is a genomic window of Blastococcus sp. HT6-30 containing:
- a CDS encoding glycosyltransferase 87 family protein, translated to MSGGGVPGGGGRRARLVAVAAVALVVLAGGWWARVRCLGGGWVDGEQYYGYCYSDVTPLWFRRGLDEGAGPYGAEPLEYPPVLAVRIWLAAVLAHALPGEATVTVFSATNGLFVVVEVLVALVLLRRLGLGPGRLLWWAAAPALFLYAFYNWDTLPIVALLGAVLLHLRGRHTASGVLAGLGAAAKVFPGFLVPLVVLALLAGRRPRAALLHGAAAALVFGAVHVPAYLLAPDGWDRFYELSGDRGMHVDSLWFLLARLGGPEPGPAVLGLSSLAVFAAAAAAVVVLGARRRQPEQWWQLVLPVLICFVLANKVYSPQYTLWLVPLMALVLRRAAPFVAVVLSDVLVHAVEFPHLAARSGFGEGLPYPVLGAAVALRAAALLWVVVEVVRRPAGSPPGRQPVAEVESVPVQRDP